GACTAATCTATGCAGTATAATGAGAAGTAatactataaaaataaaaataaagaactcTATTTCAGAACTATGAGACAGAATATTCTGTTTTCTTATTTActctttactttattttttctatttttcgtttttcttttccTGTCTGTATGATTTTGATTTTCGATGAATGAGCCTTTGGTAATGCTTTTATCTCTATTCTATGTCGCAGGCGCCTATCCAGTCTATAAACAAATACTAATGCGAAAATGAAAACTATACTAAACTAAAGAAAACATAGGATAgagatcctaaaatagaaaaaagggcATATTAGGGCTATACGGATTCGAACCGTAGACCTTCTCGGTAAAACAGATCAAACGGATTATTATCGAAATGATTTGAACTGTTTCAAAGACCCAACATGCATTTTTTTGCATTGGGCTCTTTCATAAACTGATTTAAAGATCAGTTAGTCCACCATAGTTTTTCTTTACGGAAAGATAATGAGATGGCTCCCTGTGCTCTGATTGATTTTTTGTATTATGATCTATCTAGGAGCAATACCAAAGTGTTTCAAAGGAGGATTACCTTGACTTAGGTCTGCCTCTGGTCTAAATTAAATCAACCTAAGTGAAATGGAGTCTCTATCGTTCCACTGCAAGAGTTAACTATGAGACTTCATACACCTTAAAGTTCATAGAACGAAAAGAAGTTTTTTGGAGGCCCTTATCCTCATTACGCCTAGCATTTAGTGGGCTGGATATTTACCTTATCAACTAGCAAATCCATAAGGGTTCTATTTGATTAGGCACCTGAATTGGCACCTGAATCGGACTGAACCGACTGTTTGTCAGGCTACTGTTCTCCTATTCTCTCGAATCTATGAAGTAAGACATTGATTTTGCAATAAGATCGATTATGTTCATTGCATAATAAGCTCCTTTGAAAAGCATTGGCGCACGTGTAAACGAGTTGCTCTACCGAACTGAGCTATAGCCCTTATCAGAGATATCTTAACATATAGAGAATTTCTTGTCAAGATGAATATTTTCTAATGCCAGAGGATATCCCTTTGATCTGTATCTGTTTAGTATTTAGTTTAGTATTTAGTATATAACAGACCAATAACAGAGCGGTATTGCTTAGAAAAGGGATTCAATATATAATCGATCGAAGTAATGGGTCTTCCTTTGTGGTGATAAATTGCCTACTTAACTCAGTGGTTAGAGTATTGCTTTCATACGGCGGGAGTCATTGGTTCAAATCCAATAGTAGGTAAGTAGGTAGAAAAATTACTAGATAGCATTGGACTTACTTCGCTTCGCTATCTAATAACTTTTTCTACCCCTCTTCCCTTTTTCTTTGTATCAACTATAAACCACTGGATTGTCTTCAATTGGATGGGGGAATCCAATTGACAGCCTCGATTCGTATCCTAGCTCGTCTGAGAGCGAGCTTCGCTTCAACCAAATCTTTCGTACCCTCAGCTTTACTCAAGTTAGCTTCGGCTATTTCAAGTGCCTTTTGAGCTTCTTCCGGATCAATATCACTACCCAGTTCCGCATCATTTCCTAAAATGATGATCTCATTATTAACTATTCTCGCAAAACCGCTCCACAGAACCGCCGTTAACCATTGGTCGTTGAGGAGGCGTATTCTCAAAGGACCCATATCTACTGCTGTGTTAATAGGGGCGTGGTTTGGTAATACGCCAATTTGGCCACTATTCGTGGATAAAATGATTTCTTTCACTTCACAATCCCAAATAATTCGCTTAGGAGTCAGTACATAAAGATTTAATTTCATTTCTgcgatttgttctcctcttctaagGTTATAGCTTTCGTGCTAGCTTCATCGATGTTACCCACCAAATAAAAAGCCTGTTCAGGTAGGCCGTCTAATTCTCCGGAAAGGATTAGTTGAAATCCCCTAATAGTTTCCGCAAGAGCAACATACTTTCCTGGAGAACCAGTAAAAACTTCTGCCACAAAGAACGGTTGTGATAAGAAACGCTCAATTTTTCTTGCTCTTGCTACAGTTAAACGATCCTCTTCCGATAATTCATCCAAGCCAAGAATTGCGATAATGTCCTGAAGTTCTTTGTAACGTTGTAAAGTTTCCTTAACTCTTTGCGCAGTTTCATAATGTTCGTTGCCAACGATCCGAGGCTGTAACATAGTTGATGTTGAATCTAAAGGATCTACTGCTGGATAAATACCCTTGGAAGCTAATCCTCTGGAAAGTACGGTAGTAGCATCCAAAtgtgcaaatgttgtggcaggggCAGGGTCGGTCAAATCGTCCGCAGGTACATAAACTGCTTGAATCGAAGTTATAGATCCCTTTTTAGTAGAAGCAATTCTTTCTTGCAAAGAACCCATTTCTGTACTAAGAGTAGGTTGATAACCCACTGCGGAGGGCATTCTCCCTAATAAAGCGGATACCTCTGATCCTGCTTGAACAAAACGAAAGATATTATCGATAAATAAAAGCACGTCTTGCTTATTAACATCTCGGAAATATTCTGCCATAGTTAGGGCAGTTAAACCAACTCTCATACGAGCTCCCGGTGGTTCATTCATTTGGCCATAGACTAGAGCTACCTTTGATTCTTCAATATTTTTTTCATTAATTACTCCGGATTCCTTCATTTCCATATAAAGATCATTTCCTTCACGAGTCCGTTCCCCTACTCCACCGAATACGGATACGCCCCCATGAGCTTTAGCAATGTTATTGATTAATTCCATGATCAGTACTGTTTTACCTACTCCAGCCCCCCCAAATAGTCCTATTTTTCCTCCACGTCGATAAGGAGCTAAAAGATCGACGACCTTAATACCTGTTTCAAAGATGGATAATTTCGTATCTAACTCGATAAAGGCAGGCGCAGATCTATGAATAGGGAACGTTGCACTACTATCTACAGGACCCAAATTGTCAACAGGCTCCCCAAGAACGTTGAAAATTCGTCCGAGAGTAGCTCCACCGACCGGAACACTGAGAGGAGCTCCCGTGTCAATCACTTCCATTCCTCTCATCAACCCGTCCGTAGCACTCATAGCTACAGCTCTAACTCGATTATTTCCTAATAATTGTTGTACCTCACAAGTCACATTAATTTGCTTATCGGCAGTGTCTCTACTCTGGACTACTAAAGCGTTATAAATATAAGGTAACTTGCCCGGGGGAAAAGTGACATCCAGCACGGGtccaataatttgatcgatacgaCCTGTACTTTTTTCTTCACTTGTGGAAACCCCGGGACGAGAAGTAGTAGGATTGGTTCTCATAATTATCACATAATTAAAAAAAAGGAATTTGTCgaaatttttctttttttattgttgaataatgccaaatcaaatcaaaaaaaatccaaaagtaAAAAGGAAATGAATTAGTTAAttcaataagagagaaaaggggacCAGGACTTGATTTCGTTGCCCAAGCGAATCCCATTCAATCGTTTACTCATGGAATGAGTCCGTTGGAAAGTTCAATCAATCTTTTTTTCATATACATTTTGCCTTTTGTGGAGGATCTGTGCCTACTCTACTTTCCTATCTAGGACTTCGATATACAAAATATATACTACTGTGAAGCATAGATTGCTGTCAACAAAGAATTTTATTAGTATTTAGTTAGGTATTTGCATTCCAAATAAGAAAAGAGACCTATTAAGAACTTGTAAAATAAGGATTAGGGATTAATTTGGGTTGCGCTATACCTATCAAAGAGTATACAATAATGATGGATTTGGTAAATCAAATCCATGGTTTAATAACGAACCGTGTTAACTTACCATAACAACAACTCAATTCCTATCGAATTCCTATAGTGGAATTCCTATAGGATAGAACATACACAGGGTGTACGCATTATATATGAATGAAACATATTCATTAACCTAAGCATGCCCTCAATTTTCTTTAATGAGTTGATATTATATTAATTGAATATCCTTTTTGTTTTACGAGATTTTTGCTAAAGTTTCATTTACGCCTAATTAACATCGAGTAGACCCTGTTATTGTGAGAATTCTTAATTCAAGAGTTGTAGGGAGGGACTTATGTCACcacaaacagaaactaaagcAGGTGTTGGATTTCAAGCTGGTGTTAAAGATTATAAATTGACTTACTACACCCCAGAGTATGAAACTAAGGATACTGATATCTTGGCAGCATTCCGAGTAAGTCCTCAGCCTGGGGTTCCGCCCGAAGAAGCAGGGGCTGCAGTAGCTGCCGAATCTTCTACTGGTACATGGACAACTGTTTGGACTGATGGACTTACCAGTCTTGATCGTTACAAAGGACGATGCTATCACATCGAGCCTGTTGCTGGGGAAGACAGCCAATGGATCTGTTATGTAGCTTATCCATTAGACCTATTTGAGGAGGGTTCCGTTACTAACATGTTTACTTCCATTGTGGGTAACGTATTTGGGTTCAAAGCCCTACGTGCTCTACGTTTGGAGGATCTACGAATTCCCCCTACTTATTCAAAAACTTTCCAAGGCCCGCCTCATGGTATCCAAGTTGAAAGAGATAAGTTGAACAAGTATGGCCGTCCTTTATTGGGATGTACTATTAAACCAAAATTGGGATTATCCGCAAAAAATTATGGTAGAGCGTGTTATGAGTGTCTACGTGGTGGACTTGATTTTACCAAAGATGATGAAAACGTAAACTCACAACCATTTATGCGCTGGAGAGACCGTTTTGTCTTTTGTGCCGAAGCTATTTATAAATCACAGGCCGAAACCGGTGAAATCAAGGGGCATTACTTGAATGCGACTGCGGGTACATGTGAAGAAATGATTAAGAGAGCTGTATTTGCGAGAGAATTAGGGGTTCCTATTGTAATGCATGACTACTTAACCGGGGGATTCACCGCAAATACTACTTTGGCTCACTATTGCCGCGACAATGGCTTACTTCTTCACATTCACCGTGCAATGCATGCAGTTATTGATAGACAGAAAAATCATGGTATGCATTTCCGTGTATTAGCTAAAGCATTGCGTATGTCTGGGGGAGATCATATCCACTCCGGTACAGTAGTAGGTAAGTTAGAAGGGGAACGCGAAATGACTTTAGGTTTTGTTGATTTATTGCGCGATGATTTTATTGAAAAAGATCGTGCTCGCGGTATCTTTTTCACTCAGGACTGGGTATCCATGCCAGGTGTTATACCGGTAGCTTCAGGTGGTATTCATGTTTGGCATATGCCAGCTCTGACCGAAATCTTTGGGGACGATTCTGTATTACAATTTGGTGGAGGAACTTTAGGACATCCTTGGGGGAATGCACCTGGTGCAGCAGCTAATCGAGTGGCTTTAGAAGCTTGTGTACAAGCTCGTAACGAAGGGCGTGATCTTGCTCGCGAAGGTAATGAAATTATCCGAGCAGCTTGCAAATGGAGTCCTGAACTAGCCGCAGCTTGTGAAGTATGGAAGGCGATCAAATTCGAGTTCGAGCCGGTAGATACTATCGATAAGAAGGTCTAAAAAAAAATAAacgaaataaaaagagaaaaaaataagttaTGAAATGCAGtaattcttctttattcttctaatTGATTGCAATTAAACTCGGCTCAatctttttttttataaaaaagattGAGCCGAATAAAAATAGATCATGATATGATCATGAGACTTGACAAATCGAGATTCGTCTATTCTATATatctagaatatatatatatattaaggtATAAtacaataaagaaataaaaagaaaataataaaatatagtagtatcatatgataatggaatcaaatacgcagtatttacagaaaaaagtcttcgtttattgggaaagaatcaatatacttttaatgtcgaatcgggattcactaagacagaaataaagcattggttcaaactcttctttggattaaggtggtagctgtgaatagccatcgactacctggaaaaggtagaagaataggACCTATTCTGGGCCGTACAATGCATTACAGACGTATGATCATTACCCTTCAACCGGGTTATTCTATTCCACTTCTAGATAGAGAAAAAAACTAAAGGAGAATGAATGAAAAAAGACATAGTTTGGAAGTTAGACCTTTTTATAAGACTCTCTTTCAATTTCAAAAAAGAGGACGTTTGAAACTTTTAACAGGCGTAATCGTGAGTCAACATGCTAGAACTAGATAAGGAAGTTTTCTATAACCTTAATAAAAAGGATAAAAAGGTAGTTTTAGTTTATGACTCCGATCAAGAGCGAGAAATCCTTGATTTGGGATTGGACATAGAACCTGGACCCATCGGAGAGACGTTGAAAGGAGCGTATCCTGATGGTAAGAATTATACTTTCGTGGAAATACAGCGCTATAGACTTCAGTGTGGTAGAGTAGACGTTTTGTTcctaatttttctggaccaaacctCCGCTCCGACCCAACGATACAATGAATTTTTTCTGTTCATATTCATAAATAAAAAAGATTAGGAATCGCAATGCTACTATATGCGTCCAGAGCAGTATTTTGAATACTATTCTTCTATAATCCATTATTGCGCGGGGTCTTACTAACAGGACTTCGCGGCACAGGACGGGTCTTCGTCGAAAAGCTAACACCACCCGGCATTTTCATACCCTTTCTTTGGGTGGTATATCGCCTTTAAAAGTCTAAGAGGGTAGTAGGGGGGATCTTAAGAGGGTAGTAGGGGATCTTAAGAGGGTAGTAGGGGATCTATAGTAGGTAAGATAATTTGCCCTTTGATTTTGATTGAATATACTATTTTTCTGCCTTTACCACGCATTATTGTATGCGCTTCTAGAGAAGTATGTATGCAGGAAGTAAATTCTAGTCGCTTTCTTTTGAATCCAATTTCAAATTAGATTAGAAAGATAGAAAGGCCATGAGGatgggaaaataaaaaaaatctttttaatTAGTTCTCCTTTTTTGGAATTTTCTTATTATCCTTATCATTTTTTTTACAGAATATTTTGCAAACTAAAAAAATACAATAGTCAATATTCCTTATAATAGATATACTTAATTATATCATAAGAATCTTAAGATATTTTTCGACTAGATAGAAATAGTAAATTTGAATTGAGACACCTATTCCATGACGGATTTAAACTTACCTTCTATTTTCGTGCCTTTAGTAGGCTTAGTATTTCCGGCAATTGCAATGACTTCTTTATTTCTTTATGTGCAAAAAAAAAAGATTGTCTAGTATTTTTTAGTGTAAGTAATATAATATGGTAGGGTATGTGACTTTTTCTACACACACTTTCTACACACAAATGAAAAACGGCTATGGATGCAGATATAGGCTACGAGCATAAATGCATGAATATGCAGAGCTTGGTATAGCgagtttttttttatttattttaattgaatcaacgaatattttttgaatagaaAGTCAATGTATCTAACCTATTATTTCACAGGAGTACTAGTTGCTGAAGGCGATTTCAGAATCAAAAAAAGTAAAGGCAAAATTATTTAGCTTATTCTCTCAATTTCAATCGACCGCTGCTGGATTTAGTATATCTAATATGAATTGGCGATCAGAACACATATGGGTAGAACTTCTAAAAGGTTCTCGAAAAAGGAGTAATTTTTTCTGGGCCTGTATTCTTTTTCTAGGTTCACTAGGATTCTTATTGGTTGGGACTTCCAGTTATCTTGGTAAGAATATTATATCTATACTTCCATCTCAAGAAATTCTTTTTTTTCCGCAGGGGGTCGTGATGTCTTTCTACGGAATCGCAGGCCTATTCATTAGCTCCTACCTGTGGTGTACTATTTTGTGGAATGTAGGTAGTGGTTATGACCGATTCGATAGAAAAGAGGGAATAGTTTGCATTTTTCGTTGGGGATTCCCTGGAATAAAACGTCGCGTCTTCCTTCGATTCCTTATGCGGGATATCCAATCAATTAGAATTCAGGTTAAAGAGGGTCTTTATCCTCGTCGTATTCTTTATATGGAAATCCGGGGCCAGGGGATCATTCCCTTGACTCGTACTGATGATAAGTTTTTTACTCCACGAGAAATTGAACAAAAAGCTGCCGAATTGGCCTATTTCTTGCGCGTACCAATTGAAGTATTTTGAGGTATCTTTTTTGAACTGAATTGAATGAAGAAAAGATAAATTGGAAGAAGAAAAGTTTTCTCAACATGGGGAGGAAGTCCCTTCGAAATTGGATTTGTTATTGTAAGGGGATTTTTAAGTATTTATCTaaaggaaggaacaaacgaggataagataaaattattttaaattttttttgtcGAAGTTAGATATATTGCATACTATTCTTCTCTTCCATTTTCACCCGAAAGGGCTTTTTTTATTCTATTTCACTATTTCATTCCATCTAGATCTAAGAAAGAACCCAATGCACTGAAATTCCACTAATATACAAAAAAGAAGAATAGATACAGGGTATCAAACCTATAGAGTTTTTgcttcaaagaaatagaaatatcatgaaatagaaatatcatcATATAGAGTCAGGGAATGGAATAGAGTCAGCGAATGAAGCATATTCATTAACAACTCCATTTACagatcaaaaatgaaaaaaaagaaagcatTGCCTTCTTTACTATATCTTGTATTTATCGTACTTTTGCCTTGGGGGGTCTCTTCCTCATTTAACAAATGTCTGGAACTTTGGATTAAGAATTGGTGGAATACCAGGCAATCCGAAACTCTCTTAACTGATATTCAAGAGAAAAGGATTCTAGAAAGATTCATAGAATTAGAAGAACTTTCTCTCTTGGACGAGATGATAAAAGGGAAACTAAAGACACATGTACAAAAACCTCCTACAGGAATACACAAGGAAATAATACAATGGGTCAAAATAAATAATGAGGATCATCTCCATATCATTTTGCATTTCTCGACAAATATAATCTGTTTGGCTATTCTAAGTGGTTCTTTTTTTCTGGGTAAAGAGGAACTTGTCATTTTGAATTCTTGGGTTCAGGAATTCTTCTATAATTTAAATGACTCAATAAAagctttttttattcttttagttactgatttttttgTTGGATTTCACTCCACCCGTGGTTGGGAACTAGTAATTCGTTGGGTCTATAACGATTTTGGATGGGCTCCTAATGagcttattttcactatttttgtTTGTAGTTTTCCAGTAATTCTAGATACATGTTTGAAATTTTGGGTCTTTTTTTGTTTAAACCGTCTATCTCCTTCGCTTGTAGTCATTTATCATTCAATTAGTGAAGCATAAATTCATTTGATCTCCCGATATTAATATTAATCAAATTAGCATCTTTCTTTAGAAAGAAAGCCCTTTTCCATTTTACCAAAATTCTTTCTATTTATACCTGCTTTAAGGTATTCATCATTGCAGTACAACTGTTGCAGTAGAATGCCAACAAATTCGTGTATAGGGAACTAGATTAGCTTAGCTACCTATCTAATTTATTGTAGAAATTCTGGGATCTGTGATTGGACATGGAAAATAGAAATACTTTTTCTTGGGTAAAGGAACAGATAACTCGATCGATTTCTGTATCGATCATGATATACGTAATAACTCGGACATCTATTTCAAATGCATATCCCATTTTTGCGCAGCAGGGTTATGAAAACCCACGAGAAGCAACTGGGCGAATTGTATGTGCCAATTGCCATTTAGCTAGCAAGCCC
The Hordeum vulgare subsp. vulgare unplaced genomic scaffold, MorexV3_pseudomolecules_assembly, whole genome shotgun sequence genome window above contains:
- the LOC123421966 gene encoding ribulose bisphosphate carboxylase large chain, which produces MSPQTETKAGVGFQAGVKDYKLTYYTPEYETKDTDILAAFRVSPQPGVPPEEAGAAVAAESSTGTWTTVWTDGLTSLDRYKGRCYHIEPVAGEDSQWICYVAYPLDLFEEGSVTNMFTSIVGNVFGFKALRALRLEDLRIPPTYSKTFQGPPHGIQVERDKLNKYGRPLLGCTIKPKLGLSAKNYGRACYECLRGGLDFTKDDENVNSQPFMRWRDRFVFCAEAIYKSQAETGEIKGHYLNATAGTCEEMIKRAVFARELGVPIVMHDYLTGGFTANTTLAHYCRDNGLLLHIHRAMHAVIDRQKNHGMHFRVLAKALRMSGGDHIHSGTVVGKLEGEREMTLGFVDLLRDDFIEKDRARGIFFTQDWVSMPGVIPVASGGIHVWHMPALTEIFGDDSVLQFGGGTLGHPWGNAPGAAANRVALEACVQARNEGRDLAREGNEIIRAACKWSPELAAACEVWKAIKFEFEPVDTIDKKV
- the LOC123421965 gene encoding ATP synthase subunit beta, chloroplastic, which produces MRTNPTTSRPGVSTSEEKSTGRIDQIIGPVLDVTFPPGKLPYIYNALVVQSRDTADKQINVTCEVQQLLGNNRVRAVAMSATDGLMRGMEVIDTGAPLSVPVGGATLGRIFNVLGEPVDNLGPVDSSATFPIHRSAPAFIELDTKLSIFETGIKVVDLLAPYRRGGKIGLFGGAGVGKTVLIMELINNIAKAHGGVSVFGGVGERTREGNDLYMEMKESGVINEKNIEESKVALVYGQMNEPPGARMRVGLTALTMAEYFRDVNKQDVLLFIDNIFRFVQAGSEVSALLGRMPSAVGYQPTLSTEMGSLQERIASTKKGSITSIQAVYVPADDLTDPAPATTFAHLDATTVLSRGLASKGIYPAVDPLDSTSTMLQPRIVGNEHYETAQRVKETLQRYKELQDIIAILGLDELSEEDRLTVARARKIERFLSQPFFVAEVFTGSPGKYVALAETIRGFQLILSGELDGLPEQAFYLVGNIDEASTKAITLEEENKSQK